The Bactrocera dorsalis isolate Fly_Bdor chromosome 3, ASM2337382v1, whole genome shotgun sequence genomic interval ttatttacatactaCTATAAGTAAAAATAGCAAAActtagtttataattttaatattcttaaaaaatcgtttgagtttgctgaatagccaggtTGCGGTACGATActagttgaaaatttggcgaaaaactcacgaagaattaatgcagtatgcgacggtgcaaaaaaatactaataGCTTCACGCAAACGGCTCAtagcactcaaatagtattccttgttcaCAGTTTGGCCAGTAGGAAGGAATTCcaagtgcaccacacctcgataatcgaagaaaactgtcaagaTAATCTTGATTTATgaactgctttgacgtggtttgtTCGGTTTCTGCTCGCCCTTGCCACGAATGGGGCGGATTGattctgtttccgggtcgtaagcgtAGATCCTAGACTTATAGCCAGTAATAACacatttcatgacatcctgataGTTGGAAGCAttgtgattttggaatcaaacgtgattttacttttcttaggcccaaatgatctttcaaaatggttttcactgatccttccgatatgcCAACGATGGCAGTAACATCTCTGACAGTTGATCGTCGATTCTCAATCACCAATTACTTTATACGTCAATATAACGTGTTGAACATCAGTTAATGTTGACGACCGTTTTGAACGTGGTTCGTccgaacgtttcggcaccagaaatctGATTTCgagattaaaatttaatagaagttctttgttgaataatttcgttCATCGTGAAAATCttcgaatgcactttatgtacttcagaaatactaatgattattttgatatgaactgcggcacagatgtcactgacagtcataccaacctacaaaaaaaaatatttcgacgaattgATTTCGCGTGAAATTTACTAacttttttttgcccacagtagtacatacatacatattttatagagtctccAACGTTTTCTCCTgaatattacaaacttcgtggtaaacttaatacAGGAATTGTcaggaaagtaataggactgaattaattaaaaaaaaattattgaaccagtcgttacaattctttaaaaactttcaaaataggctcctattgagtcgatgcagcgctgccagcgcgatttccaagcattgaaggcgtcagggaaggcattctccggaataaccttgagagccgaggtgcgtactgcttggatcccctctgtcgtctcaaaatgcttaccTTTCATCGGCCATTTTAGGGAAGGAAACAATACGAGTCCgtgggggccacatctgggctgtagggcgacTGAGAAAGCGTTGAGATGCCAGACTTACTCGCGCGAAAATGTTGGCCCTGGCTCTCTATGtcctcggagacaactgaccagctgctccttcgttagctaggaacgctctCTATCGAATACAGTCGATGCGGGCACGCTCCGAAGTAAAATTAGGGCGGAAGagaatcagtcctattactttccggaaaaaAATCTGTATACcgtgtttagggtataaaaaatgaAGAGCTCTGACCTCTGTTTTATGTTTCTTCGTAGAGACTTTTGGtgaatttatatatgaaaaagtCCGTTGAGGTTCGGAGGGGGGAGGTTCTTCTCATACGGTTTGGTTAAGTTTGGTTcggataatattcaaaattgttaGCAAACATTCGTCATTAGGATCTTCAGACAGAAGTTGCAAACTTTAATCTTCTGGTATGGAAGAAGTTTGTGGGTACTTTCTACATTCATCCGACTTTAAATCTCACACAATCCTTATGACTTTAAatcaattaaagtaaaaaaataaagtatgcCAAGTTTCCACGAATATTGAGACTGGGAAAGCGATTTTATATGGAGTCAAAAACAGCTATCTTAACTGCATTTCTTCGACCTACGAGTATTTAGGAAATGCAAAAATCGCGATAGTCATATTTCCCAAGCTTCCCTTGAAGCGAATTTTTCACCAGGTAACCCATTTGCCATAGACAGGAACAGGTAGTAATTAATTGGTGCCAGGTCTGGAATATGACGTGGTTGCATAAGAACCTCCAATTAAGCATCCAGAGTTTCTGAGCACTATCGATGCGTTGTCTTGATGGGTGATAGAACACAATTCTTCTAATATTGGCCATAACTGACCGTTGCTGGGCAACTGTTTCCTTCAGATGGTCCAGTTGTTGATAGTACAGGTCCGTATTAGGGGTGCGACCGGTGCAGCTCATGGCAGATGATTCCTTGACAATCCTACAAACACATGCAAAAGCTTCCTGCTcatcaatcccggcttggcttACCACAATTCGACTACGATCATATTCCTATACAACTCGAGATACAGATTACTAAAGCTATCAAATAAAGGAATAGTTCATTTATTTTACTTGATTTTTAATACATTCacttgatttcttaaaaaagtagTGAAAGCAACATTACTCTCTTAAATATATCCTAAAACCTCATAGTAACATACATGTAACTTTACCTACAGATATCTGAATGTGCTGCCCGGGGTGGCGAATGTGACGAGACCAAAGGTCGCCCTGTCTGTGGCACAGACGATCAAACCTACCCATCGCGCTGTCATTTATTGCGCGCACAATGCAGCGGTTATCAAGTGAGTCTCAAGTATCGCGGACACTGCAAAGGTGAGTCAAGTAACAACCTACAAAATACGCTAAAATAAACTAAGCACTTTTTCGCTTCACCAGCAGCTTGCAAAGAGGCACGTGAATATGCGCTGAAGCATCGATCCAGCGGTCCACCGAAATTCATACCACACTGCAAATCGGACGGCACCTATGCGGCCGTGCAATGCCTAGGCGATATGGGTTGTTGGTGTAGCGATATCACCGGCAAACCCATCGAGAATACATCGGTCCGTAATGGCAAGCCCAAATGTCGCGAATACGCCAAGGCGAATATACGTCGATCACCGTCACGTCACGTGAGTCCAAGTCGTCTCCGGCGCACGTGCACCGCCATCGATCGTGCTGCCTTCAATGCCAATCTTATCAAAGTCTTCCAAAGCGAATACGTACGAGCGGGACAGCTGAAACGTGGCCTGTCTGGCAAAACGGCGGAGGGTGGCGAGGGTGCGTCCAATGATAAGTTGGTGCTCGACTGGAAGTTTACCTACTTGGATGTGAATGCAAATCAAATGTTGGACAAAAATGAATTCCGCGAACTAAAGAAGCTCGTCAAGCGAGTGAGttgtcatatatatgtatgtttataaataagtgtgtgtgtgtgtctgcttcTCAATTTGTTGAATGAATGTTACAGAGTACATTGTCTCTTTGcctgaattattattatttaattataaattctttGCACAGGCGGTGAAGCCGAGACGTTGTGGACGTGCTTTTGGCAAGTTCTGCGATTTGGATGACGACGATCGATTGACACTGACCGAATGGAATGATTGCTTCTCGAAAGATGAAATTAATCGTGagtgttgttttttatttttgtttttgcatagcATTGGGTCTAACGAAGACATTACTAACAGTTATTTTTAGGTTACTATATTCATATTGATCGATTACATTGGAttacaaaataaacataaaataagaaCTAATGAATAACAATCGAAAATCGCAGGGCAGGTTGAATTCATTGCAATTTCCATTGTTACTCATCACATTTCTGCATGAAAAGTGTTAATTCCTAGAAATTCGAAAACTGAGATACTAACTGAATGTGAATTTATGAGCTAGGGCTCAAGGTTTGACTTCAAGGGACTAGCTTTATGGGCTTAACGGTACttttattgatgaataattgatagttattgtagttgttgtaagaATTATGCAGACCCTGCTTGGAAGAAAGCAATAAGTTAGTTGTCATCGAAATAACTTAACGTTACGACGGACCAAATGGGGGAGAGATGGGTTAAGTGATTTGGTTTTATTGGGCATGCAAAGAAGTGTTTACTGTCATGCGTAGACTCATTGCATGCATAGAGTTGTGCATGTCATGTCTAGAGAATAAAGTTGAGCAAGAATCACTCTGGTTTCACAATTCCTACAACAGACGGTTCTAATATACCAGAATTGACCTGGATCAAGTTCTAAGTTCTTTTATTTAGCGGATCTATCACTGTTTCGATCGATGGGTAATAAGTTAATGAAAGATTGGTCAGGATCTTTAATTAAACATCTAGTATGGACAACAGGTTTCCCGTGAGTTATCCAACTGTTCAAAATGTAGGCTACCAGTATAGTCTAGGTATTGCACTGATCTTTCGTTGAATAGGTCTTCAGATCCTGATATTCAACTGTGGTTTTACATTAGAGTTTTAAAATATCTGCAAATGGCTCACATTGGTTCgacaagttttattttttatttaaaatcagtTACCGTCGATAATTGGCAAACTCCATATCTAAAGATTTCTACCAGTTTCCTAGGTCGCAGCATCTATTCAAAGTTTCAAAAACTTTACAGAATTTTCAGagaaaagtaacaaatatgTATCAAATGTTGCCTCTGAGATCAACATTTGTCaattatttgacattttatgAAATGGAAGAAATTTCTCATAGTTTGAAAATATACTTCCAGCcgttttttgtataatatttcatgAAAATGAAGAGCGATATAGACGAGATTCCGATACGCAAAGCCATAAACGAAACGAACTGCCAAACTTCTAtagtaattataaacaaagcATTTCCATTTTTCGTTTATGACGTCACAAAACGAAGACAGACAGACTGTCAAATGCACTCCAAAAAAGATACCGGACGAAATGGTCGTACAATTTATTTCGCTTATCTCTGAAACCAATGAAGGAGCAGATACCTATATTCTTGACATTTTTAGCTTCGATTGCCGTTTGCTTCATAAGCTTAAGAATATTCTTGATCTTTCACACGAATGCAACGAGTTATAGGACATGCATAGAAATTTGTATAGTttgacatggcgtatgagtaattttaaatttaatgaattctgtgaaatatagcaaaaatttcggatacaattaaaataagtaaaagcgGTAATCACAACAAATGaataagttttctatacaagggcttgagtttgatcggttagtttgtatgacagctatatactatatttgtccgagctgaacaatttgttcgaagaTTGTAGAGATGCCTTGGATTGTAATCTATGCAAAAACAAAGAGTCTAGTTCGCCTGTATGCACGCAGACGGACGTGGCTAAATTTACTCAGCTCGCCACGCtgatcatttttttatatatacatatttgatccACAAGCTGTATTAATGGGCATTTCAGTCAATTGGAAACTCTCCCTCATACCGCATTGTTCAGACCTATGGCACTCATAGATAGTAAAAGAATACCAAACTATTTAATTGGCTTTGAAGAGGCATTGAACTTACATTTGCTTGcagttttttaagtaaaattattttaatgatttaCTAACTTTTTATATTACCCTACATAATAAATGCATCTACATATAATTACATCACTATTCCATTCCATCTTATTTACTGATTAAATATTACAGTATATACTCGGTGCAAGCAACATTTACCTCTAACTTATGTATAGTTATTAAACAATGGCCGTCTTTAATTTGCCCAGCTTTggagagtagcgaatcgaacacaCTATACCAGATTTTCAAACCAAAGGGCAGCTTTTGTGGGGTAACTCTGCGCTAACATGTCATCTGACGCATACGCACTTGTGTTACGACTATTTCTTGGTggataaattgtttttttctttttttgcctcaaaaaaagttttagaaacCACTTAGCAAATAGAACTAATACTATTGTAATTCTGACAGGTCAATTAAAAAGAACCTGACCTGACGCATAGATAGCGCTACTAGAATCAAatccatataattttttgttgcaatttttgttattgtgagaAAATGGATAAGAGGGAATTCTGCGTTTTGGCAAAATATTGGggttttggggtaaaaatactgtTGAAGACATTATTTGGACTCTGCATAAAGGAAATCAACCGTTGAAGAGTCAGTATGAGAAAGTGGGTGTCGCGCGAGCTGCTGATtcggagatgttcaagcgtaataaacccaTCTTTTTGAatagatatgtgacaatggatgaaacatggctcaatcatttcactccgaagtccaatcgaaaGTCAACCGAGTGGACAGCATAGAATGAACCCGCTctaaaatcggctggcaaggttacaGCGTTTGTTTTGGGATGCAcacggaataattttcattgatttccttgaaaaaggaaggatCATCAACAGCGACcattacatagcgttattggacAGTTGGAAGAACGAAACGGCGAAAAACGACCGCATTTGAAGCAAAAGAAAGAGCAAAAGAAATTGCTGTTTGTCCCAAGACAATTCACCGTGACACAAGTCTATGAAAACGATGGCAGAAATctatgaattgggcttcgaattgcttccgcattcaCCGTATTCTTCAGGCCTGTTCACCAGCGATTATTTCCTGTTCTTAGACCTCAAAAGAATGCTTGCTGGTAAGAAATTTTCGTTGAATAAAGAAGTGATTgacgaaactgaggcctattttgaagcaaagaacaaatcgTAATGGTACCAAAAAGTTGGAGgatcgctataatcagtgtatcacccttgaagggaacaatgttgaaaaaaacaacgaatttttccaaaaaaatgtgttttactatggtaggccgggcacttttcaatttgaattaagttacttcttaaaaatttagttaGAAAAGATAAGCTGCTTCCTTGAAAGACACCTAACATAGAACTATACGTATCATATACAATTACAAATGGCAGCACTTTGTTACTTAACATTTATGTtgttaaaaaactaatttatggcatatgtacatacgtttgaAAGCCGTTATTGCTACttgaaaatcttgaaaaagcatttttttaatttattgctaatgaaaattaaatgtgtactatacatatatgcacagatacatatttttatttattagttgcCGTTACCGAGTATCTACTGTATAttataattcaatttcattttacatatttacattgcaATTGAAATTCCAACTGCAGGTCATTCGGCTGCTGAAAATAAGAACTATGCCGTTAACAGCATCTCCAGCAACAGCTACCAAGGCTatacaccacaacaacaactgtcgcaaaataataacaacggCAATAATCGGCATGCAGTGCCACCCTATAATCATCATACATCACAAATGCACCTGAATaatcaccaacaacaacaaaatcataatacatataataataacaataacaacaacaattttaatttaaatcgtAACGATAATCTGAATAATATCAATCATTCATCGAGCACTTTTGACGATTTGGAGAGCGAAAGTACGGGCGATGAAGATGAGAGTGGTGGACTGCATGGCGACTATGAGGATGAGGACTACGAGCAGGAAGATGGTGGTGAAAATAGCGATACGTTACGCATGTTAAATTCAACACGTATAcattgtacgtacatacatacatacatacatgcacgcaCATATTcgcatattaacatacatatatataaataaagggtgatccatttcgaggttccttactttcaaaaacaaacacagaaacttcaaatctaacgttgaatattttttataattcgaaagaacattctttggaaattattgtttgaagattatctctttcaaatgttggtcgcggctacgtctcaggtAGTCTAtgcgttgagtccaattttcaatgactcgttcgagcattttgactggtaactggcgaatgaagGCGCGATTTTTTGCTCCGAAGtttgaatcgaagcgagattgtccacatagactttagaatttacatatccccacaggaaaaattctaacggtatgatatcatATGATTTTTATGTCCAATCGACTCGATTCACTACACGACTTACGcgaaaactgtcaaataattctattgaaaaaagtacctctacttgaatCACCCATTATGTAGGAAAGCatgcacatatgcacatatacacatacatacacatcatCTATTAAATTGTCGagtaaataaatcattttttaataatttcttaagcgattttttaactttaagactaacttttttcacaacaacaacaaaaaccatgcTTAACACTTTACACGAGTCTCGCAACATTTTCTACACTAAAAAAACACTTCAtaaatccatacatacatacacatgcatatatattatataaacttaTGAGTGACCTTAAGCCATATAATTTCCGGGTGttgattttcacaaaaaaaaattttcaaaaaaaaataaaaatattttaaattattgcatgcacaaatacataaacaacaaaaacaaaagtatctAAAACTAATAATCTCCAATAAAGGGCCGAAAATTCTCGAGGATTCCAATACGAAGCTCGATACACAATTGAACGAGTCCGAAAGCGAATCCGAATGTTTGGCTGATCAAAAAGCAACACTCGAAGAACAACGCGTAAGTACAACAAATTACTTTAAGActtatatttacacatattgtTGTATACCCCTAGCATGGCGGCACACTATTCTATGTGCCCGAATGCACTTCGGATGGCCGTTATCAGCGCGTGCAATGCTATCGCTCCACACCGTATTGTTGGTGTGTGAATGAGGATACCGGCAAGAATATACCGGGCACAACGGTAAAGGATAAGCGACCACAATGCGATGTCACCTATGCGGCGCCGCGCCCCATGAAAGGTTGTCCGGAGCCGAGAAAAGCCGTCTTTCTGAATGATCTCAAAGAGTTCTTGAAGACACATATTGTGTCGACTGCTAGTGCCGGGTAAGTGAAATTgaaacattattaaaaaataataatgtatgaATATTGAAGACAGGTGAGAAAATAACAAACTGTTACCAATATTGTAAAGTTATTGTACGATTTTGGAAAAATGTGGGTTTATTAGCATATTTTCACGGTATCGAGTCACTTTGTGATAAGATTAGTATGGCTGCCAGCGAAGGTtgggaatttttaattaaaaaatattgtattaaaatttttcttttggctCAAAGTGGATCGCAAGAGGTCTAGTTAACTCTTCGGCCTCAGTCCTTCCCTAGATGTAGGGGTTCCAACTACTTAAGGTTGACAATTTCTGCGGAGTTgagctgtttggaagaaaatgAAGGAGACACATCTCAACACTTTCTTCTTGATTGTTCTGCCATTGTTAGGTCAGGTCTTATACAACTGCgagtttataaagggtgat includes:
- the LOC105228996 gene encoding SPARC-related modular calcium-binding protein 2 isoform X1 encodes the protein MYISSFIVVWLCAAAAQLGLAANVPARRERHELTISECAARGGECDETKGRPVCGTDDQTYPSRCHLLRAQCSGYQVSLKYRGHCKAACKEAREYALKHRSSGPPKFIPHCKSDGTYAAVQCLGDMGCWCSDITGKPIENTSVRNGKPKCREYAKANIRRSPSRHVSPSRLRRTCTAIDRAAFNANLIKVFQSEYVRAGQLKRGLSGKTAEGGEGASNDKLVLDWKFTYLDVNANQMLDKNEFRELKKLVKRAVKPRRCGRAFGKFCDLDDDDRLTLTEWNDCFSKDEINRHSAAENKNYAVNSISSNSYQGYTPQQQLSQNNNNGNNRHAVPPYNHHTSQMHLNNHQQQQNHNTYNNNNNNNNFNLNRNDNLNNINHSSSTFDDLESESTGDEDESGGLHGDYEDEDYEQEDGGENSDTLRMLNSTRIHWPKILEDSNTKLDTQLNESESESECLADQKATLEEQRHGGTLFYVPECTSDGRYQRVQCYRSTPYCWCVNEDTGKNIPGTTVKDKRPQCDVTYAAPRPMKGCPEPRKAVFLNDLKEFLKTHIVSTASAGGNATKWGSEDERIATLSFVLLDKNKNKVWERKEWKTFREMVTSSKTLRKCGKKMPRYCDVNGDKKITLTEWLNCLQTQRNEVQTTSQSSTEPNVSITSKPLKLTGSNPLEQYLKD
- the LOC105228996 gene encoding SPARC-related modular calcium-binding protein 2 isoform X2; amino-acid sequence: MYISSFIVVWLCAAAAQLGLAANVPARRERHELTISECAARGGECDETKGRPVCGTDDQTYPSRCHLLRAQCSGYQVSLKYRGHCKACKEAREYALKHRSSGPPKFIPHCKSDGTYAAVQCLGDMGCWCSDITGKPIENTSVRNGKPKCREYAKANIRRSPSRHVSPSRLRRTCTAIDRAAFNANLIKVFQSEYVRAGQLKRGLSGKTAEGGEGASNDKLVLDWKFTYLDVNANQMLDKNEFRELKKLVKRAVKPRRCGRAFGKFCDLDDDDRLTLTEWNDCFSKDEINRHSAAENKNYAVNSISSNSYQGYTPQQQLSQNNNNGNNRHAVPPYNHHTSQMHLNNHQQQQNHNTYNNNNNNNNFNLNRNDNLNNINHSSSTFDDLESESTGDEDESGGLHGDYEDEDYEQEDGGENSDTLRMLNSTRIHWPKILEDSNTKLDTQLNESESESECLADQKATLEEQRHGGTLFYVPECTSDGRYQRVQCYRSTPYCWCVNEDTGKNIPGTTVKDKRPQCDVTYAAPRPMKGCPEPRKAVFLNDLKEFLKTHIVSTASAGGNATKWGSEDERIATLSFVLLDKNKNKVWERKEWKTFREMVTSSKTLRKCGKKMPRYCDVNGDKKITLTEWLNCLQTQRNEVQTTSQSSTEPNVSITSKPLKLTGSNPLEQYLKD
- the LOC105228996 gene encoding SPARC-related modular calcium-binding protein 1 isoform X3 — translated: MYISSFIVVWLCAAAAQLGLAANVPARRERHELTISECAARGGECDETKGRPVCGTDDQTYPSRCHLLRAQCSGYQVSLKYRGHCKAACKEAREYALKHRSSGPPKFIPHCKSDGTYAAVQCLGDMGCWCSDITGKPIENTSVRNGKPKCREYAKANIRRSPSRHVSPSRLRRTCTAIDRAAFNANLIKVFQSEYVRAGQLKRGLSGKTAEGGEGASNDKLVLDWKFTYLDVNANQMLDKNEFRELKKLVKRAVKPRRCGRAFGKFCDLDDDDRLTLTEWNDCFSKDEINRPKILEDSNTKLDTQLNESESESECLADQKATLEEQRHGGTLFYVPECTSDGRYQRVQCYRSTPYCWCVNEDTGKNIPGTTVKDKRPQCDVTYAAPRPMKGCPEPRKAVFLNDLKEFLKTHIVSTASAGGNATKWGSEDERIATLSFVLLDKNKNKVWERKEWKTFREMVTSSKTLRKCGKKMPRYCDVNGDKKITLTEWLNCLQTQRNEVQTTSQSSTEPNVSITSKPLKLTGSNPLEQYLKD